Proteins encoded in a region of the Ruegeria sp. AD91A genome:
- the radC gene encoding DNA repair protein RadC, whose translation MTQDAFAEAPMLFDTDEAPAQPLPSGRLPSYIKDHRKRLRERFMAGGSAAMPDYELLELVLFRSIPRQDVKPLARALMDTFGDFNRVLTAPEERLRQIKGVGDTIVTDLKILEACAHRMARARVMQRHVISGWDALLDYCHTTMAHREIEQFRVFYLDRKNVMIADEEQAKGTVDHVPVYPREVAKRALELNASALILVHNHPSGDPTPSQSDIDMTNRIQDACSALGLTLHDHLIIGKSTELSFRAEGYL comes from the coding sequence ATGACACAGGACGCCTTTGCCGAAGCCCCGATGCTGTTTGATACGGACGAAGCGCCGGCGCAGCCGCTGCCCTCTGGTCGTTTGCCCTCCTACATTAAAGACCACCGCAAGCGACTGCGTGAACGGTTCATGGCGGGTGGGTCGGCCGCAATGCCGGATTATGAGCTGCTGGAGCTGGTCCTGTTCCGGTCCATTCCCCGGCAGGATGTGAAGCCACTGGCACGGGCGTTGATGGATACCTTTGGTGATTTCAATCGTGTCCTGACCGCGCCCGAGGAACGGTTGCGTCAGATCAAGGGCGTTGGGGATACTATAGTCACAGACCTGAAGATCCTTGAGGCCTGTGCCCACCGGATGGCCCGCGCCCGAGTGATGCAGCGGCATGTGATCTCGGGCTGGGACGCGCTGCTGGATTACTGTCACACCACGATGGCGCATCGTGAGATCGAACAGTTCCGCGTGTTCTATCTGGATCGCAAGAACGTAATGATCGCGGATGAGGAACAGGCCAAGGGCACTGTGGATCATGTGCCGGTGTACCCGCGCGAGGTCGCGAAAAGGGCGCTCGAGCTGAATGCCTCGGCCCTGATTCTGGTGCACAACCACCCGTCGGGTGATCCGACGCCCTCGCAATCGGATATCGACATGACCAACCGTATTCAGGATGCCTGTTCGGCGTTGGGCCTGACCCTGCACGACCACCTGATCATAGGAAAATCGACCGAGTTGAGCTTTCGTGCGGAAGGGTATCTGTAA
- a CDS encoding thiazole synthase, with amino-acid sequence MKTFYGTELPNPLMLGTAQYPSPAILENAFRESGAGVATVSLRREAGAGQTFWNMIRDLGVRILPNTAGCHTVKEAVTTAHMAREVFETRWVKLELIGHTDSLQPDVFQLVEAARILTEDGFQVFPYTTDDLIVGERLLEAGCEVLMPWGAPIGSGRGLNNEYALRAMRAEFSDIPLVVDAGIGLPSHAAHAMELGYDAVLLNTAVARAGDPVVMARAMAQATLAGQLAHQADPIEARDMAEPSTPVVGKAFLS; translated from the coding sequence ATGAAGACGTTTTACGGCACTGAACTGCCCAACCCGCTGATGCTGGGCACGGCGCAATATCCAAGCCCGGCCATTCTGGAAAACGCCTTCCGCGAAAGCGGCGCAGGCGTTGCGACGGTTTCCCTTCGGCGCGAAGCGGGTGCGGGCCAGACCTTTTGGAACATGATCCGCGACTTGGGTGTACGCATCCTGCCCAACACCGCCGGTTGCCATACGGTGAAAGAGGCCGTGACGACTGCCCATATGGCCCGCGAAGTGTTTGAGACCCGATGGGTCAAGCTGGAACTCATCGGACACACGGACAGCCTGCAACCAGACGTTTTCCAACTGGTCGAAGCCGCGCGCATTCTGACCGAGGACGGGTTTCAGGTTTTTCCATACACCACCGATGACCTGATCGTGGGGGAACGCCTGCTTGAAGCGGGGTGCGAGGTGCTGATGCCCTGGGGTGCGCCTATCGGGTCCGGGCGTGGTTTGAACAACGAATATGCCCTACGCGCGATGCGGGCCGAGTTTTCTGACATACCCCTGGTCGTGGATGCCGGTATCGGCTTGCCCAGCCACGCGGCCCACGCGATGGAACTGGGCTATGACGCGGTTCTGCTCAACACCGCTGTGGCCCGCGCCGGAGATCCTGTTGTGATGGCCAGAGCAATGGCGCAGGCAACCCTTGCCGGGCAGTTGGCCCATCAGGCAGACCCGATCGAGGCGCGCGATATGGCTGAACCTTCCACTCCCGTTGTTGGAAAGGCATTCCTGTCATGA
- the tenA gene encoding thiaminase II yields the protein MSNYGKAFALMRDAAAGPWRDYTRHAFVEGMKDGTLPREAFLHYLRQDYVFLIHFSRAWALAVVKSETHEEMLAASRTANGLISEEMKLHIGICAAEGISQAELFATPERHENLAYTRFVLEAGYSGDLLDLLAALVPCVMGYGEIGTRLSAEETSGTYRGWIDTYAGEDYQDACAAVGELLDQALTRRIGADFQDSPRWDRLCQTFRKATELEVDFWQMGLTP from the coding sequence ATGAGCAACTATGGCAAAGCCTTTGCGCTGATGCGTGATGCTGCGGCGGGGCCGTGGCGGGATTATACCCGCCACGCCTTCGTGGAGGGCATGAAAGATGGAACGCTGCCGCGCGAGGCGTTTCTGCACTACCTGCGGCAGGATTATGTGTTCCTTATCCACTTCAGCCGCGCGTGGGCCTTGGCGGTGGTGAAATCGGAAACGCATGAAGAAATGCTTGCCGCATCGCGAACCGCGAACGGTTTGATCAGCGAAGAGATGAAACTGCATATCGGTATCTGCGCGGCAGAAGGCATCTCGCAGGCTGAGCTGTTTGCCACACCGGAGCGTCACGAGAATCTGGCCTATACCCGTTTTGTCCTGGAAGCAGGCTACAGCGGAGACCTTCTGGATCTGCTAGCGGCGCTTGTTCCTTGCGTCATGGGATATGGTGAGATCGGTACGCGTCTGTCCGCTGAAGAAACTTCGGGGACATATCGCGGCTGGATCGACACTTATGCTGGCGAAGACTACCAAGACGCATGTGCGGCGGTCGGCGAGTTGCTGGATCAGGCTCTAACAAGACGCATTGGGGCAGATTTTCAGGATTCGCCACGCTGGGATCGACTGTGCCAGACCTTCCGCAAGGCGACAGAGCTTGAGGTTGACTTCTGGCAGATGGGTTTGACTCCATGA
- a CDS encoding thiamine phosphate synthase, which yields MTLDRFYPIFDHSDWLRRMLPLGVKLVQLRVKDQPDEVVRDQIAVSRDLCRDYGAVLVINDYWQHAIDLGCDWIHLGQEDLDDADLKAIRKAGLKLGVSTHDDDELERVLAMDPDYVALGPVYPTILKKMKWHQQGLPRVTEWKVRVGGIPLVGIGGMSVQRAAGVLEAGADIVSAVTDITLNADPEARLRAWIEVTR from the coding sequence ATGACGCTGGACCGTTTCTATCCAATCTTTGATCACTCGGACTGGCTGCGGCGGATGCTGCCGCTGGGCGTGAAACTGGTGCAGCTGCGCGTCAAGGATCAGCCAGACGAAGTGGTGCGCGACCAGATCGCAGTCTCCCGCGATCTGTGCCGCGACTATGGGGCGGTTCTGGTTATCAATGACTATTGGCAGCACGCGATCGATCTGGGTTGCGACTGGATTCATCTGGGACAGGAAGATCTGGACGATGCAGACCTGAAAGCCATTCGAAAAGCGGGTCTGAAACTGGGTGTTTCCACCCATGACGATGATGAGCTTGAGCGTGTACTGGCCATGGATCCCGACTACGTGGCCCTGGGTCCAGTCTACCCCACCATTCTGAAAAAGATGAAATGGCATCAGCAGGGCCTGCCCCGCGTAACGGAATGGAAGGTGCGGGTCGGTGGTATTCCTTTGGTTGGTATTGGTGGGATGAGTGTTCAGCGCGCGGCAGGTGTGCTGGAGGCCGGGGCGGACATTGTCTCGGCGGTCACGGACATCACACTGAATGCCGACCCCGAAGCCCGGCTGCGCGCGTGGATTGAGGTCACACGATGA
- the thiS gene encoding sulfur carrier protein ThiS yields the protein MKIVLNGEAREVHAETLSELLEECGFSGRVATAVNEDFVPSSLRIAHKLAEGDRVEVVAPMQGG from the coding sequence ATGAAGATCGTGCTTAACGGCGAGGCGCGCGAGGTGCACGCCGAAACCCTGTCGGAATTGTTGGAAGAATGTGGTTTCTCGGGTCGTGTGGCGACCGCCGTGAACGAAGATTTCGTGCCCTCAAGCCTGCGCATCGCTCACAAATTGGCTGAAGGCGACCGGGTTGAAGTTGTCGCTCCGATGCAGGGGGGCTGA
- a CDS encoding HesA/MoeB/ThiF family protein, with translation MSRYARQTLLPEVGAQGQARLSAARVLVVGAGGLAAPVLPLLAGAGVGQVTILDGDTVDLSNLHRQTFFSEADCGQSKAETAAARCRALNGETDVTGLNQVLTGENAPEMVSRADIILDCADSYAASYILSDTCLAQGKPLISASVLGLSGYVGGFCGGGPSLRAVFPDAPDSGASCATAGVLGPVVGVIGAMQAQMALNVILGLDPSPLGQLVQYDARTLRSTGFRFDDAPEPDSCFRFLSTSQLKDTDQIIELRSSQEEPAPAHSNATRISPDNLHEIDPNKGKRLVICCATGLRAWRAAEQIQPDWPGEIVLVAASTS, from the coding sequence ATGAGCCGATATGCCCGCCAGACGCTTCTGCCCGAAGTTGGGGCGCAAGGGCAGGCACGACTGTCAGCGGCCCGTGTTCTGGTCGTCGGTGCGGGCGGTCTTGCTGCACCGGTTCTGCCGCTTTTGGCGGGGGCCGGGGTCGGACAAGTAACGATACTGGATGGTGACACCGTCGATCTGTCGAACCTGCACCGTCAAACGTTTTTCTCCGAGGCCGATTGCGGGCAATCCAAGGCGGAAACCGCCGCCGCCCGTTGTCGCGCGCTGAATGGTGAAACTGATGTCACCGGTTTGAATCAGGTTCTGACTGGCGAGAACGCGCCTGAAATGGTCTCGCGAGCTGATATCATTCTGGATTGCGCTGACAGCTACGCGGCCAGCTACATCCTGTCGGATACTTGTCTGGCGCAAGGCAAGCCTTTGATCAGTGCCTCGGTTCTGGGGCTTTCGGGATATGTGGGTGGGTTCTGCGGTGGGGGCCCATCCCTGCGCGCTGTCTTTCCCGATGCGCCGGACAGTGGCGCCAGCTGCGCCACTGCGGGGGTTCTGGGCCCCGTGGTTGGCGTGATCGGGGCGATGCAAGCGCAGATGGCGCTTAACGTGATCCTTGGGCTTGATCCCTCGCCCCTTGGGCAGTTGGTTCAATATGACGCAAGAACCCTGCGTAGCACCGGGTTTCGCTTTGATGATGCACCCGAGCCCGACAGCTGCTTTCGCTTTCTGTCCACAAGCCAGCTGAAGGACACGGATCAAATAATCGAGCTACGCAGTTCGCAGGAAGAGCCCGCACCCGCCCATTCGAACGCGACGCGCATATCACCGGATAACTTACACGAAATAGACCCTAACAAAGGAAAACGGCTGGTGATTTGCTGTGCCACCGGTCTGCGTGCATGGCGCGCCGCCGAACAGATTCAACCAGATTGGCCGGGCGAGATTGTCCTCGTCGCGGCTTCAACCTCGTGA
- the secA gene encoding preprotein translocase subunit SecA, with product MLGLGTLAKKVFGTPNDRKIKATRPLVEKINTLEPEFEKLSDQDLIDKTEELRKRALDGESLDDLLPEAFANVREGAKRALGLRAFDVQLMGGIFLHQGNISEMKTGEGKTLVATFPAYLNALTGKGVHVVTVNEYLAKRDAEWMGKVFAAVGMTTGVIWSGQSDAEKLAAYSCDITYATNNELGFDYLRDNMKADLEQVYQKHHNFAIVDEVDSILIDEARTPLIISGPAQDRSDLYTAIDALIPTLSEDHYTLDEKSRNVTFTDEGNEFLEGQLLQAGLIPEGHSLYDPESTTVVHHVNQALRAHKLFQRDKDYIVRDGNVVLIDEFTGRMMPGRRLSEGLHQAIEAKEKVQIQPENVTLASVTFQNYFRLYDKLSGMTGTALTEAEEFAEIYGLGVVEVPTNLPIARIDEDDQVYRTAAEKYNAMIAQTKKAQEKGQPVLLGTTSIEKSELLSQMLAKEGIEHNVLNARQHEQEAEIVADAGRLGAVTIATNMAGRGTDIQLGGNVEMKVLKALAENPDADPSELRATEEARHAEEKEKVLAAGGLYVIASERHESRRIDNQLRGRSGRQGDPGRTVFYLSLEDDLMRIFGSERLDKVLTTLGMKEGEAIVHPWVNKSLERAQSKVEGRNFDMRKNVLKFDDVMNDQRKVIFSQRREIMSANDLSEIVSDMREQVIDDLIDEYMPPKSYADQWDTEGLHEAIKDKLSIDAPVQDWAAEEGVDDEQVRERLIKAADEMMAQKAVAFGPENMRNIEKQVLLQTIDSKWREHLLTLEHLRSVVGFRGYAQRDPLNEYKNESFQLFESMLDSLRETVTQQLSRVRPLTEEEQKEMLAQMAGQQAQAQQAVDKATNQAEAKAEAAASGDALPGFDENDPSTWGNPSRNDPCPCGSGKKFKHCHGRLT from the coding sequence ATGCTGGGACTCGGAACGCTCGCCAAAAAGGTGTTCGGAACACCGAACGACCGCAAGATCAAGGCGACCCGCCCGCTGGTCGAAAAGATCAACACACTGGAACCAGAGTTTGAAAAGCTGTCGGATCAGGACCTGATCGACAAGACTGAAGAACTGCGTAAGCGCGCACTGGATGGTGAAAGCCTGGATGACCTGCTGCCCGAGGCTTTTGCCAACGTGCGCGAGGGCGCCAAACGCGCGCTTGGACTGCGGGCCTTTGATGTGCAGCTGATGGGCGGCATTTTCCTGCATCAGGGCAACATCTCGGAAATGAAGACGGGCGAGGGCAAGACTCTGGTCGCCACCTTCCCGGCTTATCTGAATGCGCTGACCGGCAAGGGCGTGCACGTCGTCACGGTGAACGAGTACCTGGCCAAGCGTGACGCGGAATGGATGGGCAAGGTTTTTGCTGCCGTGGGCATGACCACCGGCGTGATCTGGTCGGGCCAGTCCGACGCGGAAAAACTGGCCGCGTATTCCTGTGACATCACGTATGCCACCAACAATGAGCTGGGCTTCGACTATCTGCGCGACAACATGAAGGCGGATCTGGAGCAGGTTTACCAGAAGCATCACAACTTTGCGATTGTGGACGAGGTCGACTCGATCCTGATCGATGAAGCGCGGACGCCGCTGATCATCTCGGGTCCTGCGCAGGACCGTTCGGACCTGTACACCGCCATTGATGCCTTGATCCCGACGCTGAGCGAAGATCACTACACCCTGGACGAAAAATCGCGCAATGTGACCTTCACCGATGAAGGCAACGAGTTTCTCGAGGGCCAACTGCTTCAGGCAGGCCTGATTCCCGAAGGCCATTCCCTGTATGACCCGGAAAGCACCACCGTCGTGCATCACGTCAATCAGGCGCTGCGAGCACACAAGCTGTTCCAGCGCGACAAGGATTACATTGTGCGCGACGGCAATGTTGTTCTGATCGATGAATTCACCGGCCGCATGATGCCGGGTCGTCGCCTGTCCGAAGGTCTGCATCAGGCGATCGAAGCCAAGGAAAAGGTTCAGATCCAGCCGGAAAATGTCACATTGGCCAGCGTGACATTCCAGAACTATTTCCGCCTGTACGACAAACTGAGCGGCATGACCGGCACCGCGCTGACCGAAGCCGAAGAATTTGCCGAGATTTACGGTCTGGGCGTGGTCGAAGTTCCGACCAACCTGCCGATTGCCCGTATCGACGAAGATGATCAGGTCTATCGTACAGCCGCCGAAAAATACAATGCGATGATCGCCCAGACGAAAAAGGCACAGGAAAAGGGCCAGCCTGTTCTGCTGGGGACCACGTCGATCGAAAAATCCGAACTGCTGAGCCAGATGTTGGCGAAGGAAGGAATCGAGCACAACGTTCTGAACGCCCGTCAGCATGAACAAGAGGCTGAGATCGTCGCTGATGCCGGTCGTCTGGGTGCGGTAACCATCGCCACCAACATGGCCGGTCGCGGCACCGACATTCAGCTTGGCGGCAATGTCGAGATGAAGGTGCTGAAAGCGCTTGCCGAAAATCCTGACGCTGACCCGTCCGAGCTGCGGGCCACAGAAGAAGCACGCCACGCCGAGGAAAAAGAAAAGGTGCTGGCTGCTGGTGGCCTTTACGTCATTGCGTCTGAACGCCACGAAAGCCGCCGCATCGACAACCAGCTTCGGGGTCGTTCGGGCCGTCAGGGCGACCCGGGTCGCACGGTATTCTACCTGAGCCTCGAGGATGACCTGATGCGCATCTTTGGCTCGGAACGGCTGGACAAGGTCCTGACCACGCTAGGCATGAAAGAAGGCGAGGCGATCGTCCACCCTTGGGTGAACAAGTCGCTGGAACGCGCACAATCCAAGGTCGAAGGCCGCAACTTTGATATGCGCAAGAACGTTCTCAAGTTTGACGACGTGATGAACGACCAGCGGAAGGTGATCTTCAGCCAGCGCCGCGAAATCATGTCGGCGAACGACCTGTCCGAGATCGTCTCGGATATGCGAGAACAGGTGATCGACGACCTGATTGACGAATACATGCCGCCGAAATCCTATGCCGATCAGTGGGATACGGAGGGTCTGCACGAGGCGATCAAGGACAAGCTGTCCATCGACGCCCCGGTTCAGGACTGGGCGGCCGAGGAAGGCGTGGATGACGAGCAAGTGCGCGAGCGTCTGATCAAGGCCGCCGATGAGATGATGGCCCAGAAGGCCGTCGCCTTTGGCCCTGAAAATATGCGCAACATCGAGAAGCAGGTTCTGCTGCAGACTATTGACAGCAAGTGGCGCGAGCACCTGCTGACACTGGAACACCTGCGTTCGGTCGTCGGCTTCCGCGGGTACGCCCAGCGCGATCCGCTGAACGAATACAAGAACGAAAGCTTCCAACTGTTCGAAAGCATGCTGGATTCCCTACGCGAAACCGTGACTCAGCAATTGTCGCGCGTGCGCCCGCTGACCGAGGAAGAACAGAAAGAAATGCTGGCACAGATGGCCGGACAGCAGGCTCAGGCGCAGCAGGCTGTGGACAAAGCCACGAATCAGGCCGAAGCAAAAGCCGAAGCTGCGGCTTCCGGTGACGCGCTGCCGGGCTTCGACGAAAACGATCCCTCAACCTGGGGCAACCCATCCCGCAATGACCCATGTCCCTGCGGGTCAGGCAAGAAGTTCAAACACTGCCATGGCCGCCTGACCTAA
- a CDS encoding ABC transporter ATP-binding protein gives MTPAPDLTISGTATIDGATLFAPLSLTLGAGAWTCLLGGSGVGKTTILRLIAGLETGAVFAGRITASDGFPVSGRVSYMAQDDLLLPWATVAQNVSLGARLRGETVDLDRRDRLIERMRLQDHMNKKPNALSGGQRQRVALARTLMEDRPVVLLDEPFSALDARTRADMQELAAEALNGRTVLLVTHDPAEAARLGQSIVVMTEHGLTPCDPPHAPAPRSVDDLETLETQGALLRLLRESAA, from the coding sequence ATGACCCCTGCGCCCGATCTGACCATCAGCGGTACCGCCACGATCGACGGCGCGACCCTGTTTGCGCCGCTGTCCCTGACCCTTGGGGCCGGGGCGTGGACGTGCCTGCTGGGCGGTTCGGGCGTGGGAAAAACCACAATTCTGCGGTTGATTGCCGGGCTCGAGACCGGGGCGGTTTTTGCTGGTCGAATCACGGCCAGTGATGGCTTTCCGGTATCTGGGCGTGTCTCATACATGGCTCAGGATGATCTTCTGTTGCCCTGGGCAACCGTCGCGCAGAATGTCTCTCTGGGCGCGCGTTTGCGTGGTGAAACCGTTGATCTTGATCGACGCGACCGCCTTATCGAACGTATGCGGCTGCAGGATCACATGAACAAGAAGCCCAACGCGTTGTCCGGTGGGCAACGCCAGCGTGTCGCTTTGGCCCGGACCTTGATGGAAGACCGCCCCGTTGTTTTGCTGGACGAGCCCTTTTCGGCGCTCGATGCCCGCACCCGCGCTGACATGCAGGAACTGGCCGCCGAAGCTTTGAACGGCCGCACCGTCCTTCTTGTGACACATGATCCGGCGGAAGCTGCGCGTTTGGGGCAATCCATCGTAGTGATGACTGAACACGGATTGACGCCCTGCGATCCGCCGCACGCCCCGGCCCCGCGCAGCGTGGACGACTTGGAGACATTGGAAACCCAAGGTGCCTTGCTGCGTCTTCTCCGTGAGAGCGCGGCATGA
- a CDS encoding phosphate ABC transporter substrate-binding/OmpA family protein — MTFFRAAVTALFFVASATCAVAQDITLTSHDGKVEVTGNLLGFDGEFYRVDTQFGELTVDGSGVTCDGPACPSLTDFVAELRFSGSSVMAETVLPALIIGFARQEDLTATPARVDSDTFVYELFQAGRQAPLARFYFDVGTTDRGFAKLIEDQTDIVMALREVREVERDAAESAGLGDLKRARRSRVVALDAMVPVVAPDSVMRQISLADLARILSGEVKNWVDLGGPDAPIALHVPDPGSGLAQAVEDQVLKTAGVEMSESAIRHARAHDLIRAVAKDPFSIGIASKATADNVRALPLTGGCGHPLAATRQSIKTEDYPLNLPMFLYLPERRLPRIARQFLAYSLSPGAQMAIRDAGYVDQSPEILPIDVQGGRLANAIATGGPEVGLDELQRMIKTLRPLSRLSLSVRFEPGSSRPDAQSRSNIQQLAHMLDAGTLKARKLVFAGFSDGDGGAAANARIALRRAQTVRNAVLAAAETSISDSIEVSAEGFGEAMPMACDDTEWGRKVNRRVEIWVQ; from the coding sequence ATGACTTTCTTTCGTGCGGCGGTGACCGCGCTGTTTTTCGTTGCAAGTGCGACCTGTGCCGTGGCGCAGGACATCACGCTGACGTCTCATGACGGCAAGGTCGAAGTAACAGGCAACCTGCTGGGCTTTGACGGCGAATTCTACCGCGTTGACACGCAGTTCGGTGAGTTGACCGTTGATGGTTCGGGCGTCACATGCGACGGACCTGCGTGCCCCAGCCTGACGGATTTCGTAGCCGAGTTGCGGTTTTCCGGATCATCGGTAATGGCCGAAACGGTCTTGCCCGCGCTGATCATCGGGTTTGCGCGGCAGGAAGACCTGACCGCAACGCCTGCCCGCGTGGATTCGGACACCTTCGTCTATGAGCTTTTTCAGGCAGGCCGTCAGGCCCCGCTGGCGCGGTTCTACTTTGACGTCGGGACCACGGATCGCGGGTTTGCCAAGCTGATCGAGGATCAGACAGATATCGTGATGGCCCTGCGCGAAGTACGCGAGGTGGAACGGGATGCAGCAGAATCCGCAGGGCTGGGTGATCTGAAACGGGCCCGACGATCCAGGGTTGTTGCATTGGACGCCATGGTTCCGGTGGTGGCACCCGATAGTGTGATGCGTCAGATTTCGCTGGCCGATTTGGCGCGCATTCTGTCAGGTGAAGTGAAGAACTGGGTGGACCTGGGCGGGCCGGATGCACCGATCGCCTTGCATGTGCCGGATCCGGGATCAGGGCTGGCGCAGGCCGTCGAGGATCAGGTCCTGAAAACGGCCGGTGTGGAAATGTCTGAAAGTGCGATCCGCCATGCGCGCGCACACGATCTGATCAGGGCTGTGGCCAAAGATCCGTTTTCCATCGGAATCGCCAGCAAGGCGACAGCCGACAACGTCCGAGCCCTGCCGCTGACCGGAGGTTGTGGGCATCCGCTGGCAGCAACCCGTCAATCGATCAAGACCGAGGATTATCCGCTGAATCTGCCGATGTTCCTATATCTGCCCGAACGCCGCCTGCCGCGGATCGCGCGACAGTTTCTGGCCTATAGCCTAAGCCCCGGTGCCCAGATGGCCATTCGTGACGCAGGTTACGTGGATCAATCGCCCGAAATCTTGCCGATTGACGTACAAGGCGGCCGGCTGGCCAACGCCATCGCCACCGGAGGGCCAGAGGTTGGGCTGGACGAGCTTCAGCGCATGATCAAAACACTGCGTCCCCTGTCGCGCCTGTCCCTATCGGTCCGGTTCGAGCCGGGGTCGTCCCGCCCGGACGCACAGTCACGCTCCAACATTCAGCAGTTGGCGCATATGCTTGATGCCGGAACACTGAAGGCACGCAAGCTGGTGTTTGCTGGCTTCAGCGACGGGGATGGCGGGGCCGCCGCCAACGCCCGCATTGCCCTGCGGCGTGCACAAACCGTGCGAAACGCGGTTCTGGCCGCAGCTGAGACATCAATATCAGACAGTATCGAGGTATCCGCCGAAGGATTTGGCGAAGCAATGCCGATGGCCTGTGACGACACCGAATGGGGGCGCAAGGTCAACCGCCGGGTCGAGATCTGGGTGCAGTAG
- a CDS encoding ABC transporter substrate-binding protein → MKKLMTAIALLAAAPAWAEDQMTVLLDWFINPDHGPIIVAQENGYFAEQGLEVEIVPPADPSAPPRLVAAGQADLAVSYQPQLHLQIHEGLPLKRVGTLVATPLNCLLVLEDGPIKSPADLKGKKIGFSVAGVEEAILGTVLGKYGVALDDVELINVNFSLSPSLMTGQVDAVIGAYRNFELNQMDIEGRPGTCFYIEEEGVPSYDELIYVANPDTMDKDKIARFLAATEKATQYIVNNPEKSWEIFAATSPELQDDLNARAWVDTLPRFALRPAGFDAGRYARFETFLNESGMIDSVLPVSDITIDVTAQ, encoded by the coding sequence ATGAAAAAGCTGATGACAGCCATCGCCCTTCTGGCCGCCGCGCCAGCATGGGCCGAAGACCAGATGACCGTCCTGCTGGACTGGTTCATCAACCCTGACCATGGTCCCATCATCGTGGCGCAGGAAAACGGCTATTTTGCCGAACAGGGGCTTGAGGTCGAGATCGTTCCGCCCGCCGATCCGTCCGCCCCGCCACGCTTGGTGGCTGCCGGTCAGGCTGATCTGGCAGTGTCTTACCAACCGCAATTGCACCTGCAGATTCACGAGGGCTTGCCCTTGAAGCGCGTTGGAACATTGGTCGCAACACCACTGAACTGTCTTCTGGTGCTGGAAGACGGGCCAATCAAGTCGCCGGCCGACCTCAAGGGTAAAAAAATCGGGTTCTCGGTTGCAGGGGTGGAAGAAGCCATCCTTGGTACCGTTCTGGGCAAATATGGTGTTGCTCTGGACGATGTTGAACTGATCAACGTCAACTTTTCCCTCTCGCCGTCGCTGATGACCGGCCAGGTGGATGCGGTCATTGGCGCATATCGCAACTTCGAGCTGAACCAGATGGATATCGAAGGTCGTCCCGGCACCTGCTTCTACATCGAGGAAGAGGGCGTTCCGTCTTATGACGAACTGATCTATGTCGCCAACCCGGATACGATGGACAAGGACAAGATTGCCAGGTTCCTCGCCGCGACAGAAAAAGCGACTCAATATATCGTCAACAATCCGGAGAAAAGCTGGGAGATCTTTGCGGCCACCTCGCCCGAACTTCAGGACGATCTGAATGCCCGCGCCTGGGTTGATACACTGCCGCGCTTTGCACTGCGTCCGGCAGGTTTTGATGCCGGTCGTTATGCTCGGTTCGAAACCTTCCTGAACGAAAGCGGGATGATCGACAGCGTCCTTCCGGTCAGTGACATCACCATCGACGTGACCGCGCAATGA
- a CDS encoding ABC transporter permease translates to MKYFSALAATLFALLIWQGIVTLTGLPKFILPGPAVVAETWWQNRWVIAEHTWITAIEVVIGMACGTLLGVVTALQLANSRAARVLVQPMLVFTQALPVFALAPLLTLWLGYGLWSKVAMAVLIIYFPITSSFFDGLMRTPSGYLDLARTMQASKRAVLWHIRIPAALPSLASGMRLAAVYAPIGAVIGEWVGSSQGLGYLMLLANGRAKTDLMFAAMLTLGVFSILLHMIVRRATARMAGEMR, encoded by the coding sequence ATGAAGTATTTTTCTGCATTGGCCGCAACTTTGTTTGCTTTGTTGATCTGGCAGGGCATCGTGACCCTGACCGGATTGCCAAAATTCATCCTGCCTGGGCCTGCAGTGGTGGCCGAGACCTGGTGGCAGAACCGCTGGGTGATAGCGGAACATACCTGGATCACGGCGATCGAAGTGGTTATCGGTATGGCGTGCGGGACGCTGCTGGGTGTCGTCACCGCGTTGCAGTTGGCAAACTCTCGGGCGGCGCGGGTGCTGGTACAGCCGATGCTCGTGTTTACGCAGGCTCTGCCGGTTTTCGCATTGGCGCCGTTGCTGACACTGTGGCTGGGCTACGGGCTCTGGTCCAAGGTCGCCATGGCAGTGCTGATCATCTATTTCCCGATCACCTCGTCTTTCTTCGACGGGCTTATGCGCACCCCTTCGGGGTATCTGGATCTGGCCCGAACGATGCAGGCCAGCAAGCGCGCCGTATTGTGGCATATCCGTATTCCGGCTGCTCTGCCGTCGCTGGCGTCGGGGATGCGGCTGGCGGCGGTGTATGCTCCGATTGGGGCAGTGATCGGTGAATGGGTCGGCTCGTCGCAGGGGCTGGGCTATCTGATGCTGCTGGCCAATGGGCGGGCCAAGACCGATCTCATGTTTGCCGCGATGCTGACGCTGGGTGTGTTCTCGATCCTTCTGCACATGATTGTCCGCCGGGCCACGGCACGCATGGCAGGTGAGATGCGTTAA